The bacterium DNA segment CCGATGATCGCTTTTTTCTCAGTCTACGCACCGTATTGATCAAACACTGGATGCGCATGAGCAAACCGTCGTATGTGGATTTATTGATTGAAGCTTTGAGGGAGAAGAGAATTTAGAATTTAGAATTTAGAATTTAGAATTTAGAATTTAGAATTTGAGATTGATTTTTTTGATTTGAATAGAAACTTAATCTCCGCGTTCGGCGGCGATCGGGAGAGGGACTTCGATATCGCGTCGAATATGATTAGCCGAAAAACGAATCATCATCACCGTACTGATGACCATCAGACCTGCCGCAAATAAAAATGTATTTCCCATACCCGATGTACCGATAAGCCACGCACCGATAAACGGCGCAACAATACCGCGCAGACCGGTCAGCATCGTGTGAATTCCCATATACAAACCCACCTGCTGCCGCGGAGCAAACTCCATCACACAGAGTTGCCAACTGAGTTGCGCACCGCTCATAGAAATACCTTGTAAAAAACTGGCAAAATAAATCAGTCTGAGATCGGTCGCAAAATAAAACAAAATCACATTGATCGTCGGTAAAATATTGAGCAGAAAACGAATTTTTATCACACCGTATTTATCAATCTGCCGCCCCCAAAATGCAAACGTCAAAAGCATCACCGCCTGCGGAATCACCGTCACGGCGAGCACCGCTTCTTCGTACGTCGCATTAATCCCGTAGGCCGGATCCGTCACGTAAATAGTTTTTACGGGATCAATCATCAGCATGGCAAAACCGAAAATCGCCCAATATCCCATGAAATGAGCAAACGGTTTGTCTTCCCTCAAAATCGTCAAGGCGGATCGGATCGGATGCATCGGTGACGTAGTATGGACTGTCGGAATGATGTTTATTTTTCGTAATTGCCACCCGCCCCACAATCCGACCAAACCGATAATAGGATACACGTACACATAATTATGCCCGTCCAAATCCAGCATCAGTCCGAAAACATACGACGCCACAACAAACGCGATATTAAACACTGTGCGCACGATACCCATCACTTTACCGCGCGAATGATCGGGATAGTTACTCCGATAAATACTCGTCAGAACGGGCGTGTTGAGCGAATTGAATGCATACGCCGCACAGAGAATGGCCGTAAAAAGCCATGCATTGGGGATCAGCGCCGTAGCCACGGCCGTAAGAATAAACAAGGTACGCGCAATGGCATCCGGCACGTACGCATAATTCATTTTATTGGCACGTTCGGCATGGACAGCCGTAAAGATAGAAAACAAC contains these protein-coding regions:
- a CDS encoding MFS transporter, which translates into the protein MRSLFKKIINHYRVPDDAYETFRHDFKYGISKGLVLAGSAGVAGVILKKSFSASDFQVALLYSATNLGLLFSIFTAVHAERANKMNYAYVPDAIARTLFILTAVATALIPNAWLFTAILCAAYAFNSLNTPVLTSIYRSNYPDHSRGKVMGIVRTVFNIAFVVASYVFGLMLDLDGHNYVYVYPIIGLVGLWGGWQLRKINIIPTVHTTSPMHPIRSALTILREDKPFAHFMGYWAIFGFAMLMIDPVKTIYVTDPAYGINATYEEAVLAVTVIPQAVMLLTFAFWGRQIDKYGVIKIRFLLNILPTINVILFYFATDLRLIYFASFLQGISMSGAQLSWQLCVMEFAPRQQVGLYMGIHTMLTGLRGIVAPFIGAWLIGTSGMGNTFLFAAGLMVISTVMMIRFSANHIRRDIEVPLPIAAERGD